Within the Musa acuminata AAA Group cultivar baxijiao chromosome BXJ2-9, Cavendish_Baxijiao_AAA, whole genome shotgun sequence genome, the region GCCCTCGATCACACGCTGTTGAACTGGCTACCTGAAACATGGCACTGAGATCTGCGATTTGGATCTCGTACTGTGTCGAGTCCCTACTGCACGAGCGTCTCTGTTCTCGTTTCGTTGTTTTTTCCGCGCACTCGGGTGTTGATCATATTACAAGAGGATCAGGTGCAGTTCTATATAGACAGGTGACGAGAAAGGGAAAGAAGAATGTAGTTCATGGGCTCATATAGGCTTTTCCAAACAAGCTTTTTCGTGGTGTGTTTATAAGGTCGAGAACATATAGTTCATATCCACTGATGATAGATAGCACAGTTCTTGAAGAGCTATGTAGATATCTAACATAAGCTTGTTTTGCTTTGTGATTCGAGGAGGAACAGGAAAGATTGGATTGTGATCGGATGTCAGAGATGGGCAAGAAGAGAGCCAAGAAGAAATCGACCTCAGAAATTTCTGGTGTGGAATCATCGGTTCAAGCCACAGCTTCACAACATGGTGGAAGAAAGAGAGGCAGGCCTCGCAAAGCGGCAGCAGAAGACGAGACAGAAGAAGAGGAGcttagggaggaggaggaagaatccAAGGAGCAAGTAAGGAGCGTAGGAGATGAAGGGGAGCAGAAGGAACCCGAAGCATCCTCCTCACCTGCTGCCAAGAAGGAAGAACTCACTGCAGATCAAAACCAACATCGACAAGAAGATGAAccagagagaagaaagagaaagagtcGACAGCCTCGAAGGAGCTCTTGAACCCACTTACTCACTACATGTCGTCTTCCATCTTCTGCCAGTTACCATAACTTTGTTCTGTCTTCTATTTGGGTGAATCCATGCAACTCTTCCTTTACCTcgttcttcttcttgttgttctTCTTTTCATCTTGCTCTTGCACTATAATTTGTGGATTTTAGCTTGTTTGGACAAGGTAGTTCTTTTAGATCGTTGAAGAACAATGGCTTTTATTCCGGTAACTTAGATGGCAACCAATCTTTGTAGTATGTTGAGTTGACTTGAATGGTTGACACAAGTTCTTCTTAAGACAGTTATATGAAATCCAAGACATCTTTCTGCTACCCCATAACGAGCTGAATATGATCATTCTGCTACATGACAAGAGCTGCCTCTACATTATCACATGCTAAATCCAAAGTGTTTGATACAAATATATTTGTTTTGTGTTATTTGGTACATATTCCAGATTTAAATGCAAAGCATGAATCTATGGACAAAACCAAGAAACACAATATAGAGATTAAAGCAAGATTTGGTAGAAACCAATCTATCATGGTGACTAGTTTTGAGATTATGAATCTTCTTCAGAGAGGTTCAAAGCTTTGATTGAGCCACCGAAGGAATCTCGTTGCTGATCCTATCATAAGAGCTTTCTTTTCGCTGTGAAGCGGTATATAGCCACCCCGACTCGTTTTCCGGGCAATGGCGGGTCGGTGTGCACCACGGCCACGTCGAACAGCTTCCTCGCCTTGCGGAAGAACACGGAGTCCCTCTTCTTCCACCTCCTCAGATGCGCCATCACGAAGGCCGCCTCGCCCGTCACGAACACCCGCAGCGTCCGCAGCAGCGGGTCGATCAGGTGTTCGTAGTAAACCACATCCGACGCCACGACGACGTCGAATGCTGCTTTGCCGTCGACCAGGGCCGCGGCGTCCTCGTCCTCCCCCCACCGCAGCTGGCGAACGTCGAGGGAGCCGCCGCGGGCGGCCACGGCGGCGGCGTTGGACTCGGCGTTGAACCGGAGGTTGGGGACGACGTGGGGGAGGTCGGTTAGGGTTACGCTGGCGCCgaggatggcggcggcggcgatgccGACGAGGCCGGTGCCGGAGCCGAGCTCGAGGATCCGGATCTGGGAGGTAGCCGGGAGGAGGAGGGCGGAGGGACGGCTGTCAAGGAGGGAGACGAGGGAGGAGGCGGCGGGCCAGAGCTGGAAGGAGAGACCCTGCGATCGGATCTGGCGGATGACCACCGTGGATTGGATGGAGGTCAGGTAGTACCGCTGATCCCCATTCTCGCCGCCCTCGGCAACATCTAACATTGCAGCCTCGTCATCTGCTGGTAATCCCTTCTctacttcttcctttccttcttcttctt harbors:
- the LOC103997330 gene encoding uncharacterized protein LOC103997330, whose amino-acid sequence is MTTEDKPEVDLRLLSSLLDEEEEEEEGKEEVEKGLPADDEAAMLDVAEGGENGDQRYYLTSIQSTVVIRQIRSQGLSFQLWPAASSLVSLLDSRPSALLLPATSQIRILELGSGTGLVGIAAAAILGASVTLTDLPHVVPNLRFNAESNAAAVAARGGSLDVRQLRWGEDEDAAALVDGKAAFDVVVASDVVYYEHLIDPLLRTLRVFVTGEAAFVMAHLRRWKKRDSVFFRKARKLFDVAVVHTDPPLPGKRVGVAIYRFTAKRKLL